Proteins co-encoded in one Bradyrhizobium sp. 170 genomic window:
- a CDS encoding YafY family protein, protein MRASRLLSILTTLQARGRITAPELADACEVSVRTIYRDIDALAAAGIPVYAERGAEGGYRLLDGYRVRLNGLSQPEAEALFMTGLPGPAAALGLDAAMLAAQTKLMAALPANLRTDAGRMQERFHLDAPSWFGEAEQPKHLRAIAGALLRGSLIEIRYQSWRAEKRRRVAPLGLVLKGGSWYLAGSVDGSVRTYRVARVLDCNVLEERGVRPTDFDLAAYWQAATIRLEAEMHPNCATVRLSPFGVKLLNALSQPYVRTRTRIEEAADAAGWRIAVVPIGKTVWHAAAELLRLGAEAEVLAPAELRDKMAELTQAMAARYQTAQDGYQDDTDFRRSRATKHS, encoded by the coding sequence ATGCGCGCGAGCCGGCTGCTTTCGATACTCACCACCTTGCAGGCGCGGGGACGGATCACTGCGCCTGAGCTCGCCGACGCTTGCGAGGTATCGGTGCGCACCATCTATCGCGACATCGATGCGCTCGCCGCAGCCGGCATTCCGGTCTATGCCGAGCGCGGCGCGGAAGGCGGCTATCGCCTGCTCGATGGCTATCGCGTACGGCTGAACGGACTATCGCAGCCGGAGGCCGAGGCGCTGTTCATGACGGGACTGCCGGGCCCCGCCGCCGCGCTTGGCCTCGATGCCGCGATGCTGGCGGCGCAGACCAAGCTGATGGCGGCGCTACCGGCCAATCTGCGTACGGACGCCGGCCGGATGCAGGAACGCTTTCATCTCGATGCCCCAAGCTGGTTCGGCGAAGCCGAGCAGCCGAAACATCTGCGCGCCATTGCCGGCGCGCTGCTGCGCGGGAGCCTGATTGAAATCCGCTACCAGAGCTGGCGGGCCGAGAAGCGCCGCCGCGTCGCGCCGCTTGGTCTCGTGCTGAAAGGCGGCAGCTGGTATCTCGCCGGAAGCGTCGATGGCAGCGTGCGCACCTATCGCGTGGCGCGTGTTCTCGACTGCAACGTTCTGGAGGAGCGCGGCGTCCGGCCCACCGATTTCGATCTCGCCGCCTATTGGCAGGCCGCAACGATCCGGCTCGAAGCCGAGATGCATCCGAACTGCGCCACCGTGCGGCTGTCGCCGTTCGGCGTAAAACTGCTCAACGCCTTGAGCCAGCCTTACGTGAGGACGCGCACCCGTATCGAGGAGGCCGCAGATGCCGCCGGCTGGCGGATCGCCGTGGTGCCGATTGGAAAAACGGTGTGGCATGCGGCGGCCGAGCTGCTGCGTCTCGGCGCGGAGGCGGAGGTGCTGGCGCCAGCCGAACTGCGCGACAAGATGGCCGAACTCACCCAGGCCATGGCCGCGCGCTACCAGACGGCGCAGGATGGTTACCAGGATGACACGGATTTCCGCAGATCTCGCGCCACGAAACACTCCT